Proteins from a genomic interval of Stigmatella erecta:
- a CDS encoding OmpA family protein gives MRSFLLPCLLLALGASACATKSAATVSSNEGLSGRATPPPPPAPVAPKPPVTGEDAGLSSLTFGPIYYELDSTTLRPESRDTLDRLAEALRRRPGAQVTISGHTCELGTTEYNLALGQRRAAMAKDYLVKLGVGRNAIKVVSYGEESPAVQGSGEDVWSRNRRSEFNLSVAQARLDAR, from the coding sequence ATGCGCTCTTTCCTGCTTCCCTGCCTCCTGCTCGCGCTCGGCGCGAGTGCGTGTGCCACGAAGTCCGCGGCCACGGTCTCCTCCAACGAGGGCCTCTCGGGCCGGGCGACGCCGCCCCCGCCGCCCGCGCCGGTGGCCCCCAAGCCTCCCGTCACCGGCGAGGACGCCGGGCTGTCGTCGCTGACGTTCGGCCCCATCTATTACGAGCTCGACTCCACCACGTTGCGGCCCGAGTCGCGGGACACGCTGGACCGGCTCGCCGAGGCCCTGCGGCGGCGGCCCGGGGCCCAGGTGACGATCTCCGGGCACACCTGTGAGCTGGGCACCACGGAGTACAATCTGGCCCTGGGGCAGCGCCGGGCCGCGATGGCGAAGGACTACCTGGTGAAGCTCGGCGTGGGACGCAACGCCATCAAGGTGGTCTCCTACGGCGAGGAGAGCCCGGCGGTGCAGGGGAGCGGTGAAGACGTCTGGTCCCGGAATCGCCGCAGCGAGTTCAACCTCTCGGTGGCCCAGGCGAGGCTGGATGCGCGCTGA
- a CDS encoding sigma-54-dependent transcriptional regulator — translation MSTQARILVVDDHLEMGRMLQEPLTDEGYAVELATSGAEAIRLFRAGPFDAVLSDLRMEEVDGFDVLAAVQAVDPEVPVLLMTAFGGVENAVEAMKRGAWHYFTKPFRLDEVLIYLRRALEDRRLRRENRTLRQVAGRTGLGALVGHSAPMRSLYELVERVAHSEASVLIRGESGCGKELVARALHTEGERASAPFVAVNCTALPPALLESELFGHVKGAFTGATTARRGLFVEADKGTLFLDEIGDMPAELQAKLLRVLEDGEVRAVGADASRTVDVRIVAATHQELEARVKEGKFRADLFYRLNVVTLRLPTLRERREDIPLLAEHFIARARARNPRSKVAGFSAEVIAALGGMPWPGNVRELENLVERLVVLVPRETVELADLKLHAPEVEPEAHPLVLAQDSLWPLRRLEGEYIAWVVARCGGNKTRAAELLGIDVSTIHRRDREKGSGNPPR, via the coding sequence ATGTCAACCCAGGCGCGCATCCTGGTGGTGGATGACCATCTGGAGATGGGGCGGATGTTGCAGGAGCCCCTCACGGACGAGGGCTACGCGGTGGAGCTCGCCACGAGCGGGGCGGAGGCCATCCGTCTCTTCCGCGCGGGCCCGTTCGACGCCGTGCTGAGCGACTTGCGGATGGAGGAGGTGGACGGCTTCGACGTGCTGGCCGCCGTGCAGGCGGTGGATCCCGAGGTGCCCGTGCTGCTGATGACGGCCTTCGGGGGCGTGGAGAACGCCGTGGAGGCGATGAAGCGCGGGGCCTGGCACTACTTCACCAAGCCCTTCCGGCTGGACGAGGTGCTCATCTATCTGCGCCGGGCGCTGGAGGACCGGCGGCTGCGCCGGGAGAACCGCACCCTGCGCCAGGTGGCGGGGCGCACGGGGCTGGGCGCCCTGGTGGGCCACAGCGCCCCCATGCGCAGCCTGTACGAGCTCGTCGAGCGGGTGGCCCACTCGGAGGCCTCGGTGCTGATTCGAGGCGAGAGCGGCTGCGGCAAGGAGCTGGTGGCGCGCGCGCTGCACACCGAGGGCGAGCGGGCCTCCGCGCCGTTCGTGGCCGTCAACTGCACGGCGCTGCCCCCGGCGCTGCTGGAGAGCGAGCTCTTCGGCCATGTGAAGGGGGCGTTCACGGGGGCCACCACGGCCCGGCGGGGGCTCTTCGTCGAGGCCGACAAAGGAACGCTCTTCCTGGACGAGATTGGCGACATGCCGGCCGAGCTCCAGGCCAAGCTGCTCCGGGTGCTGGAGGACGGCGAGGTGCGGGCGGTGGGCGCGGACGCCAGCCGCACGGTGGATGTGCGCATCGTGGCCGCCACGCACCAGGAGCTGGAGGCCCGGGTGAAAGAGGGCAAGTTCCGGGCGGACCTCTTCTACCGGCTCAACGTCGTCACCCTGCGGCTGCCCACCCTGCGCGAGCGGCGGGAGGACATTCCCCTGCTGGCCGAGCACTTCATCGCCCGGGCCCGGGCGCGCAATCCCCGCTCGAAGGTGGCGGGCTTCTCCGCGGAGGTGATCGCCGCGCTGGGGGGCATGCCCTGGCCCGGCAATGTCCGCGAGCTGGAGAACCTGGTGGAGCGGCTGGTGGTGCTCGTGCCGCGGGAGACGGTGGAGCTGGCGGACCTCAAGCTGCACGCCCCCGAGGTGGAGCCCGAGGCCCACCCACTCGTGCTGGCCCAGGACTCCCTGTGGCCGCTGCGCCGGCTGGAGGGCGAGTACATCGCCTGGGTGGTGGCCCGCTGTGGCGGCAACAAGACGCGCGCGGCGGAGCTGCTCGGCATCGACGTCTCGACCATCCACCGCCGGGACCGCGAGAAGGGAAGTGGCAATCCGCCACGATAG
- a CDS encoding sensor histidine kinase, producing the protein MRHTLVPILLLCVALASVGAGVLTVIRHNRAELVRQFTVDRQAQLTEATRGVTDSLEQIGEDLSFAGELLSQPGPLEEHRRELRALLEVVGQFKAIAVYDAQGTERLRLVDRRAEPRVAQGQLFPRMAELVPLALQSPPGDITSSPPLEEAGGAWLRVLATAIPQDEGGPGGVVAVLVDMESFFLPLRIVTSDSEARLLLIGAHGRPSPASDPVLADWYQRVAGDTGRMTLYASLAEKMRKGERGTLLLGEQEAARLGLGTAEAVAAFTPIPLKGGSHWSAATLVSTAALRSHERGLVLRLSLAALLVALFLVAFGVYVMVAQRRAVALRESRRHADRLAHLHDKTQKILDHIPTGVLALTAEGRVSAVNQPLRARLPPDAIGSPLASTFPQAPEPVVARLTALVEAAAGESRVRSLLGEPLTLFGEEGQYNLHVVPLEARDPEVRTLLVIEDLSNVRALETQLLRAEKLATVGVLAAGIAHEIGTPLGVVRGRAEYVLGKLGAAHPQAAGVGVIVDQIDQVSRTIRQLLDFSRLQPAVARPVALSRLLRDVYELLRLEAERRQVVLELDVPEGLPLLAADPDQLQQALVNLVLNACDACSAGGRVHLSATAPDGSSAGAWGFVTLLVRDDGCGIPAESRNQVFDPFFTTKKRGQGTGLGLAIVAQIVRNHGGRVELESEPGQGTCFTLLWPVAGPATVEERHVNPGAHPGGG; encoded by the coding sequence ATGCGCCACACGCTGGTTCCCATCCTTCTGTTGTGCGTGGCGCTGGCAAGCGTGGGAGCAGGCGTCCTCACGGTCATCCGGCATAACCGGGCTGAGTTGGTTCGGCAATTCACTGTGGATCGCCAGGCGCAGCTCACCGAGGCGACCCGGGGCGTGACGGACTCACTGGAGCAGATTGGCGAGGACCTGAGCTTCGCCGGAGAGCTGCTCTCCCAGCCGGGCCCGCTGGAGGAGCACCGCCGGGAGCTGCGGGCGCTGCTGGAGGTCGTCGGGCAGTTCAAGGCCATCGCGGTCTATGACGCGCAGGGCACGGAGCGGCTGCGCCTGGTGGACCGGCGCGCGGAGCCCCGGGTGGCCCAGGGGCAGCTCTTTCCCCGGATGGCGGAGCTGGTGCCCCTGGCGCTCCAGAGCCCGCCGGGCGACATCACCAGCTCGCCGCCGCTCGAGGAGGCGGGGGGCGCCTGGCTGCGCGTCCTGGCCACCGCCATCCCCCAGGATGAAGGGGGGCCCGGGGGCGTGGTGGCGGTGCTGGTGGACATGGAGTCCTTCTTTCTCCCGTTGCGGATCGTCACCTCGGACTCCGAGGCGCGCCTGCTGCTCATCGGGGCCCACGGGCGCCCCAGCCCCGCGAGTGATCCGGTGCTGGCGGACTGGTACCAGCGGGTAGCGGGGGACACCGGGCGCATGACCCTGTACGCCTCGCTTGCTGAGAAAATGAGGAAGGGGGAGCGGGGCACGCTCTTGCTGGGTGAGCAGGAAGCGGCCCGGCTGGGGCTGGGCACCGCGGAGGCGGTGGCGGCCTTCACGCCCATTCCGCTCAAGGGAGGCAGTCACTGGTCGGCGGCCACCCTGGTGTCCACGGCCGCGCTGCGCTCGCACGAGCGGGGGCTCGTGTTGCGGCTGTCGCTGGCGGCGCTGCTGGTCGCGCTCTTCCTGGTCGCCTTCGGCGTCTATGTCATGGTGGCCCAGCGCCGCGCGGTGGCGCTGCGGGAGAGCCGCCGGCACGCGGACCGGCTCGCGCACCTGCATGACAAGACGCAGAAGATCCTCGATCACATTCCCACCGGGGTGCTGGCGCTCACCGCCGAGGGCCGGGTGAGCGCGGTGAACCAGCCGCTGCGGGCCCGGCTGCCCCCGGACGCGATTGGCTCCCCGCTGGCCTCCACGTTTCCGCAGGCGCCGGAGCCGGTGGTGGCCCGGCTGACGGCGCTCGTGGAGGCCGCCGCGGGCGAGTCGCGGGTGCGCAGCCTGCTGGGCGAGCCGCTCACGCTGTTCGGCGAGGAAGGGCAGTACAACCTTCACGTCGTGCCGCTGGAGGCGAGGGACCCCGAGGTCCGCACGCTGCTGGTCATCGAGGACCTGAGCAACGTCCGGGCCCTGGAGACCCAGCTGCTGCGCGCCGAGAAGCTCGCCACGGTGGGGGTGCTCGCCGCAGGCATCGCCCACGAGATCGGCACGCCGCTGGGCGTGGTGCGGGGCCGCGCCGAGTACGTGCTCGGCAAGCTCGGGGCCGCGCATCCCCAGGCGGCGGGCGTGGGCGTCATCGTCGATCAGATCGACCAGGTGAGCCGCACCATCCGCCAGCTCCTGGACTTCTCGCGGCTGCAACCGGCGGTGGCGCGGCCCGTGGCCCTGAGCCGGCTCCTGCGCGACGTGTACGAGCTGCTGCGCCTGGAGGCGGAGCGGCGGCAGGTGGTGCTGGAGCTGGACGTGCCCGAGGGGCTGCCCCTGCTGGCCGCGGATCCCGATCAGCTCCAGCAGGCCCTGGTGAACCTGGTCCTCAACGCGTGTGACGCCTGCAGCGCGGGCGGGCGGGTGCACCTGTCCGCGACGGCCCCGGATGGCTCCTCGGCGGGGGCCTGGGGCTTCGTGACGCTGTTGGTGCGGGACGATGGGTGCGGCATCCCCGCGGAGAGCCGCAACCAGGTGTTCGATCCGTTCTTCACGACGAAGAAGCGGGGCCAGGGCACGGGGCTGGGCCTGGCGATCGTCGCGCAGATCGTCCGCAACCACGGGGGCCGCGTGGAGCTGGAGAGCGAGCCGGGGCAGGGAACCTGTTTCACGCTGCTGTGGCCCGTGGCCGGGCCGGCAACCGTAGAGGAGCGGCATGTCAACCCAGGCGCGCATCCTGGTGGTGGATGA
- a CDS encoding B12-binding domain-containing radical SAM protein: protein MQSAVPELIAGLCPRDAEIELFNEKEQDIPLDRHWDLVFFSYLHSYYEHTKVLSTLFRQRGMVTVAGGRHAGHFADDAEQYFDAVITGEPEPNVPALLRDFEKGQLQKRYSLPSSGPDAIQPYRYDLIDFKNNRVRLAGIEASRGCPFRCNFCVLTGHERYRYRAIPQVIEEIRTKMTWNKNFFGAMDNVFIFLDNNLGGSPKYLRELCEALIPLKKIWGCALTFNILKDESLVRLMAQAGCRYIYTGMESLNPESLKAMNKGQNKLSEVDTIIRRTFSHGIVLSFGLIVGSDGDTNEYLERLPEYLSDLKYFAVTFLGIVCPYPETPFFREVQSEGRLLPGTISRDYDGYTLCHRPKNLHPSEVVEHFTRLCDTLGTLPNIVRHYGAWLMRSDMPRYRSTLFFSGPEILSIRNPVKNKERRYIAGMDPLEDWDAQQMKALGLQPQRLS from the coding sequence ATGCAATCGGCCGTGCCGGAGCTCATCGCGGGCCTGTGCCCGCGCGACGCGGAGATCGAACTCTTCAACGAGAAGGAGCAGGACATCCCGCTCGACCGGCACTGGGATCTCGTCTTCTTCTCCTATCTGCACTCCTACTACGAGCACACCAAGGTGCTCTCCACGCTCTTCCGCCAGCGCGGCATGGTGACGGTGGCGGGCGGCCGCCATGCGGGCCACTTCGCCGATGACGCGGAGCAGTACTTCGATGCCGTCATCACCGGCGAGCCGGAGCCCAACGTGCCCGCCCTCCTCCGGGACTTCGAGAAGGGACAGCTCCAGAAGCGCTACAGCCTGCCCTCCTCCGGCCCGGACGCCATCCAGCCGTACCGGTATGATCTCATCGACTTCAAGAACAACCGGGTGCGGCTGGCAGGCATCGAGGCCTCGCGCGGCTGTCCCTTCCGCTGCAACTTCTGCGTGCTCACCGGCCACGAGCGCTACCGCTACCGGGCCATTCCTCAGGTCATCGAGGAGATCCGCACGAAGATGACGTGGAACAAGAACTTCTTCGGGGCGATGGACAACGTCTTCATCTTCCTGGACAACAACCTGGGCGGCTCGCCCAAGTACCTGCGCGAGCTGTGCGAGGCGCTCATTCCCCTGAAAAAGATCTGGGGCTGCGCGCTCACCTTCAACATCCTCAAGGATGAGTCGCTCGTGCGGCTGATGGCCCAGGCCGGGTGCCGCTACATCTACACCGGCATGGAGTCGCTCAACCCCGAGTCGCTCAAGGCCATGAACAAGGGCCAGAACAAGCTGAGCGAGGTGGACACCATCATCCGGCGCACCTTCTCGCACGGCATCGTCCTGTCCTTCGGCCTCATCGTCGGCTCGGATGGGGACACCAACGAGTACCTGGAGAGGCTCCCCGAGTACCTGTCGGACCTGAAGTACTTCGCGGTGACGTTCCTGGGCATCGTCTGCCCCTACCCGGAGACGCCCTTCTTCCGGGAGGTGCAGTCCGAGGGCCGCCTGCTGCCGGGCACCATCAGCCGGGACTACGACGGCTACACCCTGTGCCACCGGCCGAAGAACCTGCACCCCTCCGAGGTGGTGGAGCACTTCACCCGGCTGTGCGACACGCTGGGCACGCTGCCCAACATCGTCCGGCACTACGGCGCCTGGTTGATGCGCAGCGACATGCCGCGCTACCGCAGCACCCTGTTCTTCTCCGGGCCGGAGATCCTCAGCATCCGCAACCCCGTGAAGAACAAGGAGCGCCGCTACATCGCCGGCATGGACCCCCTCGAGGACTGGGACGCCCAGCAGATGAAGGCCCTGGGGCTACAGCCTCAGCGTCTCAGCTGA
- a CDS encoding AAA family ATPase: protein MSLGMDTGQALRPASERMTLASLAPYVPAAIVRRLAQGGGAPPAPVEPVRGASLLLDIAGFTPIVLSLSSAGPRGIDALQRLLSSYFSAVVEGIRDFGGDIYQFAGDSVLALFEPERAERDEDVVRRAALCGAFVQRKLASFGSVELLGKHFTLSSRVGVGFGECHRVMLGESEQWLHPALIGQPMEQAVAAEKKSRGGEVFLSQEASALLPPGLLGEARAGFFQFVPSSAIPTQPPRNLAVGSALTLGPRARMMHPELQRTAISAHQGFSADFRELTCVFVRVGTRRSHDEAVEFVRELNAFFTFAQRESTLHGGVLLMTDFTDKGNVLYIVFGAPTAQENKELLACHFASKLLKAQVAFPFIEALRVGIATGHAYWGEMGAPSRKGFWALGEVVNLSARLMASVRESGVLLDAQTERKLQREFVTTHVGDLALRGIPRPVPAYQLQPASRQVRSLLLKGKGEIVGRRSEMELLLKAVEESIAGAGRVCIVSGEAGIGKSRLSSRLVDEAEALGARTLYGICYSYEMFTPFFPWKEVLLQLFQLHGVDEPAEQLAHVEREFQELEGVGPEWIPVLAGIMGLSVMEDERTAALDARQKNQQVFHIIHQLLDRRTQLTPLLLFFEDLHWADRISLDLIEYVATRLGPLRLTVLVTMRPSEALRALQSLESLRRVDLSHLSEEDTRELLRLHLKLEPPNRALENLLQAKVQGNPFFIESLVEGLVEEGHLEEGPDGKRVLRRALQDIRIPDSIQDVVLNRIDLLPDMERLIVKVASVIGRIFSLDAVHALLPGAIDLEEAKRAMKALTHLGMILLEVEEPYTCLFKHIVIRDVAYNTLLVRQREDLHRRLARYLEQKAADNPVKPAGILAYHYLAGNDEKKGLEYTLAAARAAKRQYANEEAIHHYNRALDLFFTAETGEREEMLLHTRQIMVELAETLLQAGQYASAIQMFEQCLFDETRDDRRADIHIGLGRAFQEKGDSSRAIPELEHALKLLGKGAPHTKVGLALRTGVQFSMHVLSQAFPWLIRPVPQQRLPLYIKQLNTLISLIRIYYFADLAKLSWATLVAINMAERLHSDYGLSQASGYYGTMLFGAGLLGRSTRYLDRALEHGRQSRDAVAEGIALSRVGTNALFRNELDQAVKLQEEAVGVLRQVGERWEVQTAMMILATSHFFASRFETAEQVFRQMGELGSELNALMHQGWAHAWVPFCQYLRGEGEVEALSAEMEKGLRISIEVKDLANQCASLNHLAQLAVREHMVEESAQMAVRAFETVWSYQVLVPFLQIGLVDAVEAALFALEEGATSVPRAKLLRIVRLGGFKARAISRLYPYMRGPAQRVTARALRLRKGVAAAEPAFQQALDLLEKSPNRWETGVAYFDAAVALPHRRAELLARAREIFTAIGARAELRRVERLEQADTPSLPRPRPALPASSERSAETLRL from the coding sequence ATGAGCCTGGGCATGGACACCGGCCAGGCACTGCGGCCCGCCAGCGAGCGGATGACCCTGGCGTCGCTGGCCCCCTATGTGCCGGCGGCGATCGTCCGCCGGCTGGCCCAGGGGGGCGGGGCGCCGCCCGCGCCCGTGGAGCCCGTGCGCGGGGCGAGCCTGCTGCTGGACATCGCGGGCTTCACGCCCATCGTGCTCTCGCTGAGCAGCGCCGGCCCCCGGGGCATCGACGCGCTGCAGCGGCTCCTGTCCAGCTACTTCTCCGCGGTGGTGGAGGGCATCCGGGACTTCGGCGGCGACATCTACCAGTTCGCCGGGGACTCGGTGCTGGCGCTCTTCGAGCCGGAGCGGGCCGAGCGGGACGAGGACGTGGTGCGCCGCGCCGCGCTCTGCGGGGCCTTCGTGCAGCGCAAGCTGGCCAGCTTTGGCAGCGTGGAGCTGCTGGGCAAGCACTTCACCCTGTCCTCGCGCGTGGGCGTGGGCTTTGGCGAGTGCCACCGCGTCATGCTCGGGGAGTCCGAGCAGTGGCTGCACCCGGCCCTCATTGGCCAGCCGATGGAGCAGGCCGTGGCCGCGGAGAAGAAGTCCCGGGGCGGCGAGGTGTTCCTCAGCCAGGAGGCCAGTGCCCTGCTGCCGCCGGGCCTGCTCGGGGAGGCGCGCGCGGGCTTCTTCCAGTTCGTTCCCTCCTCGGCCATCCCCACGCAGCCGCCCCGCAACCTGGCGGTGGGCAGCGCGCTGACGCTGGGGCCCCGGGCGCGGATGATGCACCCGGAGCTGCAGCGCACGGCCATCAGCGCGCACCAGGGCTTCAGCGCGGACTTCCGCGAGCTCACCTGTGTCTTCGTGCGCGTGGGGACACGGCGCTCGCACGATGAGGCCGTGGAGTTCGTGCGCGAGCTGAACGCGTTCTTCACCTTCGCCCAGCGCGAGAGCACCCTCCACGGGGGCGTGCTGCTCATGACGGACTTCACGGACAAGGGCAACGTCCTCTACATCGTCTTCGGGGCACCCACGGCGCAGGAGAACAAGGAGCTGCTGGCCTGCCACTTCGCCTCCAAGCTCCTGAAGGCGCAGGTGGCCTTCCCGTTCATCGAGGCGCTGCGCGTGGGCATCGCCACCGGGCATGCCTACTGGGGGGAGATGGGGGCCCCGTCCCGCAAGGGCTTCTGGGCCCTGGGCGAGGTGGTGAACCTCTCCGCCCGGCTGATGGCCTCGGTGCGCGAGTCCGGCGTCCTGCTGGATGCGCAGACGGAACGGAAGCTCCAGCGGGAGTTCGTCACCACGCACGTGGGGGATCTGGCGCTGCGCGGCATTCCCCGCCCGGTGCCGGCCTACCAGCTCCAGCCCGCGTCGCGGCAGGTGCGCAGCCTGCTGCTCAAGGGCAAGGGCGAGATCGTCGGCCGCCGCTCCGAGATGGAGCTGCTGCTCAAGGCGGTGGAGGAGTCCATCGCCGGGGCGGGGCGCGTCTGCATCGTCTCGGGCGAGGCGGGGATCGGCAAGTCCCGCCTGTCCAGCCGGCTCGTGGACGAGGCCGAGGCGCTGGGGGCTCGCACGCTGTACGGCATCTGCTACTCGTACGAGATGTTCACCCCCTTCTTCCCCTGGAAGGAGGTGCTGCTGCAGCTCTTCCAGCTCCACGGGGTGGACGAGCCCGCGGAACAGCTCGCCCACGTCGAGCGCGAGTTCCAGGAGCTGGAGGGCGTGGGGCCCGAGTGGATTCCCGTGCTGGCGGGCATCATGGGCCTGTCCGTGATGGAGGACGAGCGGACGGCGGCGCTGGACGCGCGGCAGAAGAACCAGCAGGTCTTCCACATCATCCACCAGCTGCTGGACCGGCGCACGCAGCTCACCCCGCTGCTCCTGTTCTTCGAGGATCTGCACTGGGCGGACCGCATCTCGCTGGATCTCATCGAGTACGTGGCCACCCGGCTGGGGCCCTTGCGCCTCACGGTGCTGGTCACGATGCGGCCGAGCGAGGCGCTGCGCGCGCTGCAGTCCCTGGAGAGCCTGCGCCGGGTGGACTTGTCGCACCTGAGCGAGGAGGACACGCGCGAGCTGCTGCGGCTCCACCTGAAGCTGGAGCCCCCCAACCGGGCGCTGGAGAACCTGCTGCAGGCCAAGGTCCAGGGCAACCCGTTCTTCATCGAGTCGCTGGTGGAGGGGCTGGTGGAGGAGGGGCACCTGGAGGAAGGGCCGGACGGCAAGCGGGTGCTGCGCCGGGCGCTCCAGGACATCCGGATTCCGGACTCCATCCAGGACGTGGTGCTCAACCGCATCGACTTGCTGCCGGACATGGAGCGGCTCATCGTGAAGGTCGCCTCCGTCATCGGGCGCATCTTCTCGCTGGATGCCGTGCACGCGCTCCTGCCGGGCGCCATCGATCTGGAAGAGGCGAAGCGGGCGATGAAGGCGCTCACCCACCTGGGGATGATTCTCCTGGAGGTGGAGGAGCCCTACACCTGCCTCTTCAAGCACATCGTCATCCGCGACGTGGCGTACAACACGCTGCTCGTGCGGCAGCGGGAGGACCTGCACCGGCGGCTGGCGCGGTACCTGGAGCAGAAGGCGGCGGACAACCCCGTCAAGCCCGCGGGCATCCTCGCCTACCACTACCTGGCGGGAAACGACGAGAAGAAGGGCCTGGAGTACACGCTGGCCGCCGCGCGTGCCGCCAAGCGGCAGTACGCGAACGAGGAGGCCATCCACCACTACAACCGCGCCCTGGACTTGTTCTTCACCGCCGAGACGGGCGAGCGGGAGGAGATGCTGCTGCACACGCGGCAGATCATGGTGGAGCTGGCCGAGACGCTCCTGCAGGCGGGCCAGTACGCCTCCGCCATCCAGATGTTCGAGCAGTGCCTGTTCGACGAGACGCGGGATGACCGGCGCGCGGACATCCACATCGGGCTGGGGCGGGCCTTCCAGGAGAAGGGGGACTCCAGCCGGGCCATCCCCGAGCTGGAGCACGCGCTGAAGCTGCTGGGCAAGGGCGCCCCGCACACCAAGGTGGGGCTGGCGCTGCGCACCGGGGTGCAGTTCAGCATGCACGTGCTGAGTCAGGCGTTCCCCTGGCTCATCCGGCCCGTGCCGCAGCAGCGCCTGCCGCTCTACATCAAGCAGCTCAACACGCTCATCTCGCTCATCCGCATCTACTACTTCGCGGACCTGGCGAAGCTCTCCTGGGCGACGCTGGTGGCCATCAACATGGCCGAGCGCCTGCACTCGGACTACGGCCTGAGCCAGGCCAGCGGCTACTACGGCACCATGCTGTTTGGCGCAGGGCTCCTGGGGCGCTCCACGCGCTACCTGGACCGGGCCCTGGAGCACGGCCGGCAGTCGCGCGACGCGGTGGCCGAGGGCATCGCCCTGAGCCGCGTGGGCACCAACGCGCTCTTCCGCAACGAGCTGGACCAGGCGGTGAAGCTGCAGGAAGAGGCCGTGGGCGTGCTGCGCCAGGTGGGCGAGCGGTGGGAAGTCCAGACCGCGATGATGATCCTGGCCACCAGCCACTTCTTCGCCTCGCGCTTCGAGACCGCCGAGCAGGTGTTCCGGCAGATGGGCGAGCTGGGCTCGGAGCTCAACGCGCTGATGCACCAGGGCTGGGCACACGCGTGGGTGCCGTTCTGCCAGTACCTGCGGGGCGAGGGCGAGGTGGAGGCGCTGAGCGCGGAGATGGAGAAGGGGCTGCGCATCAGCATCGAGGTGAAGGACCTGGCCAACCAGTGCGCCAGCCTCAACCACCTGGCCCAGCTCGCCGTGCGCGAGCACATGGTGGAGGAGTCGGCCCAGATGGCCGTGCGGGCCTTCGAGACCGTCTGGAGCTACCAGGTGCTCGTGCCGTTCCTGCAGATCGGCCTGGTGGACGCGGTGGAGGCGGCGCTCTTCGCCCTGGAGGAGGGCGCCACGTCGGTGCCCCGCGCGAAGCTGCTGCGGATTGTCCGGCTGGGCGGCTTCAAGGCCCGGGCTATCTCGCGGCTGTATCCTTATATGCGGGGCCCCGCCCAGCGGGTGACGGCCCGCGCGCTGCGGCTGCGCAAGGGCGTGGCCGCCGCCGAGCCCGCCTTCCAGCAGGCCCTCGACCTCCTGGAGAAGAGCCCCAACCGGTGGGAGACGGGCGTGGCGTACTTCGATGCGGCGGTGGCCTTGCCGCACCGCCGCGCGGAGCTGCTCGCGCGCGCGCGGGAGATCTTCACCGCCATTGGCGCCCGGGCCGAGCTGCGCCGGGTGGAGCGGCTGGAGCAGGCGGATACCCCCAGCCTGCCCCGGCCCCGTCCGGCGCTCCCGGCCTCCTCGGAGCGCTCAGCTGAGACGCTGAGGCTGTAG
- a CDS encoding molybdenum cofactor carrier protein, with protein MFQRRRVIGVMGSGTAPHPERVVPLARWIAEHGYDLLTGAGHGVMRAAAEAFVAVAGRKGISIGIVPGKVTARGYRPRPGYPNPGIELPLFTHLPLGGKQGQALSSRNHLNVLSAQALVVLPGGEGTRAEAALAARYRRPTILFGEVREFRRFPEGFERTPSLERVCDWLLGVMR; from the coding sequence ATGTTTCAGCGCAGAAGGGTCATCGGCGTGATGGGCTCGGGCACCGCACCGCACCCGGAGCGGGTGGTGCCGCTCGCGAGGTGGATCGCCGAGCATGGGTATGACTTGCTCACGGGCGCGGGCCACGGGGTGATGCGGGCTGCGGCGGAGGCGTTCGTCGCCGTGGCGGGGCGCAAGGGCATCTCCATCGGCATCGTCCCCGGCAAGGTCACCGCCCGGGGCTACCGGCCCCGGCCGGGCTATCCCAACCCAGGCATCGAGCTGCCCCTGTTCACCCACTTGCCGCTGGGCGGCAAACAGGGCCAGGCGCTGTCGAGCCGCAATCACCTCAATGTCCTGTCGGCCCAGGCGCTCGTCGTGCTGCCGGGCGGGGAGGGCACACGGGCCGAGGCGGCGCTGGCGGCGCGCTACCGGCGGCCCACCATCCTGTTCGGCGAGGTGCGGGAGTTCCGGAGATTTCCGGAAGGCTTCGAGCGGACGCCCTCCCTGGAGCGGGTTTGTGACTGGCTGCTGGGCGTGATGCGCTAG